One Salvelinus fontinalis isolate EN_2023a chromosome 11, ASM2944872v1, whole genome shotgun sequence DNA window includes the following coding sequences:
- the LOC129865414 gene encoding RNA-binding protein 4B-like isoform X4, which translates to MDKSNTVKLFVGNLALDTTQEELSAIFESYGQVVSCSVLRQFAFVHLQGEGAAERAISELNGREFRGRNLVVEESRGRPLHSTKVFVGNLSGMCTTEDLQELFQTFGKVLECDKVKARLSSSAGYAFVHMENKEEALQAIEALHGTSFKGRPLSVELSKVQPSKQTPTGKIPCVSCGKQGHYAGECPVGKPSLEQYQSQAAVLAAAAAAAAGLPLQVQQSVHNSVYNTSTFDPTYAALTGHTTGTRTDGNPVNQAVYGALATQVYGANVANQLYGVQAANQAAALTQAGATQVYARSMNPSHAALYSQLSQIAASPAAAYSTPVYAHAMANHHHHPGAVYLAAPGVEMPTTAAAINQAYALAPALYGGAQHAYGHMGMGAMSVSADPSAAIFEAARVQHYFAQGQQVLAEQQNAAAAQAAKSGERDRSPLRRSAGSLLPDPVMKPFMYQRAPKQRRPLLPTPAGRAAEEEAEAAEDPMTRDQCQQYAEYYQQQHQQYQQLQQLQEQYQQYAEYYQQQHQQYQQLQQLQYYAEYYQQYQQYQQLQQYQQLQQLQYAYPPPNHHAIPAHAIAGHAHHHGQPGHVTALDAALRPVVPASAMVAVPRVPM; encoded by the exons ATGGACAAGAGCAACACGGTGAAGCTCTTCGTGGGCAACCTGGCTCTGGACACCACCCAGGAGGAGCTGTCGGCCATCTTTGAGTCGTATGGCCAAGTGGTCAGCTGCAGCGTTCTCCGACAGTTCGCCTTCGTACACCTACAG GGCGAGGGGGCTGCAGAGCGGGCCATCAGTGAGCTGAACGGCAGGGAGTTCCGGGGGAGGAACCTGGTGGTGGAGGAGTCCCGGGGCAGACCGCTCCACTCCACCAAGGTGTTTGTGGGCAACCTGTCGGGCATGTGCACCACTGAGGATCTCCAGGAGCTCTTCCAGACCTTCGGCAAAGTACTGGAGTGCGACAAGGTCAAAG CCAGGCTCTCCTCTTCTGCAGGATACGCCTTTGTGCACATGGAGAATAAGGAGGAAGCTCTACAGGCCATCGAGGCCCTCCACGGCACCTCCTTCAAGGGACGCCCTCTCTCCGTGGAGCTCTCCAAG GTACAGCCTTCTAAGCAAACCCCCACTGGGAAGATCCCTTGTGTGAGCTGTGGGAAGCAGGGCCACTACGCTGGGGAGTGCCCTGTAGGGAAGCCCTCTCTGGAACAGTACCAGAGCCAGGCAGCCGTGTTAGCTGCAGCCGCCGCCGCCGCAGCCGGCCTCCCCCTTCAGGTCCAGCAGAGTGTCCACAACTCTGTCTACAACACCTCAACCTTTGACCCCACATACGCTGCGCTGACGGGCCACACCACCGGCACGCGGACGGACGGCAACCCCGTCAACCAGGCAGTGTACGGTGCCCTGGCGACGCAGGTGTACGGCGCCAACGTGGCCAATCAGCTCTACGGAGTCCAGGCAGCAAATCAGGCGGCAGCGTTGACGCAGGCGGGTGCCACGCAGGTGTATGCCAGGTCCATGAACCCCAGCCACGCCGCCCTCTACAGTCAGCTCAGTCAGATCGCTGCCAGCCCCGCCGCTGCCTACTCCACACCCGTCTACGCGCATGCCATggccaaccaccaccaccacccaggggCCGTCTACCTGGCAGCCCCTGGCGTAGAGATGCCTACGACCGCTGCTGCCATCAACCAGGCCTATGCCTTGGCACCGGCGCTCTATGGGGGTGCCCAGCATGCCTACGGTCACATGGGGATGGGAGCCATGAGCGTGTCGGCGGACCCGTCGGCTGCCATTTTTGAGGCAGCGAGGGTGCAGCACTACTTCGCCCAGGGACAGCAGGTTCTGGCCGAGCAGCAGAATGCGGCGGCGGCCCAAGCGGCAAAGTCCGGGGAAAGGGACCGGAGTCCCCTGAGGCGCTCGGCGGGGTCCCTGCTGCCCGACCCTGTCATGAAGCCCTTCATGTACCAGAGAGCGCCCAAGCAACGCCGGCCGCTGCTCCCCACCCCCGCTGGGCGAGCTGCAGAGGAGGAAGCGGAGGCTGCGGAGGACCCCATGACTAG AGACCAGTGTCAACAGTACGCTGAGTACTACCAACAACAGCACCAACAGTACCAGCAGCTCCAGCAGTTACA AGAGCAGTACCAACAGTATGCTGAGTACTACCAACAACAGCACCAACAGTACCAGCAGCTCCAGCAGTTACA gTACTATGCAGAGTATTACCAGCAGTACCAGCAGTACCAGCAACTCCAACAGTACCAGCAACTACAACAGCTCCAGTATGCCTACCCACCTCCCAACCACCACGCCATCCCTGCCCACGCCATTGCGGGCCACGCCCACCACCACGGCCAGCCCGGTCACGTCACGGCGCTGGACGCCGCCCTCAGGCCGGTGGTGCCCGCCTCCGCTATGGTGGCAGTGCCCAGAGT ACCCATGTGA
- the LOC129865414 gene encoding RNA-binding protein 4-like isoform X2, translated as MDKSNTVKLFVGNLALDTTQEELSAIFESYGQVVSCSVLRQFAFVHLQGEGAAERAISELNGREFRGRNLVVEESRGRPLHSTKVFVGNLSGMCTTEDLQELFQTFGKVLECDKVKGYAFVHMENKEEALQAIEALHGTSFKGRPLSVELSKVQPSKQTPTGKIPCVSCGKQGHYAGECPVGKPSLEQYQSQAAVLAAAAAAAAGLPLQVQQSVHNSVYNTSTFDPTYAALTGHTTGTRTDGNPVNQAVYGALATQVYGANVANQLYGVQAANQAAALTQAGATQVYARSMNPSHAALYSQLSQIAASPAAAYSTPVYAHAMANHHHHPGAVYLAAPGVEMPTTAAAINQAYALAPALYGGAQHAYGHMGMGAMSVSADPSAAIFEAARVQHYFAQGQQVLAEQQNAAAAQAAKSGERDRSPLRRSAGSLLPDPVMKPFMYQRAPKQRRPLLPTPAGRAAEEEAEAAEDPMTRDQCQQYAEYYQQQHQQYQQLQQLQEQYQQYAEYYQQQHQQYQQLQQLQYYAEYYQQYQQYQQLQQYQQLQQLQYAYPPPNHHAIPAHAIAGHAHHHGQPGHVTALDAALRPVVPASAMVAVPRVYESPLPPPPNRKEAVLRRAPEISLHTPEPPFR; from the exons ATGGACAAGAGCAACACGGTGAAGCTCTTCGTGGGCAACCTGGCTCTGGACACCACCCAGGAGGAGCTGTCGGCCATCTTTGAGTCGTATGGCCAAGTGGTCAGCTGCAGCGTTCTCCGACAGTTCGCCTTCGTACACCTACAG GGCGAGGGGGCTGCAGAGCGGGCCATCAGTGAGCTGAACGGCAGGGAGTTCCGGGGGAGGAACCTGGTGGTGGAGGAGTCCCGGGGCAGACCGCTCCACTCCACCAAGGTGTTTGTGGGCAACCTGTCGGGCATGTGCACCACTGAGGATCTCCAGGAGCTCTTCCAGACCTTCGGCAAAGTACTGGAGTGCGACAAGGTCAAAG GATACGCCTTTGTGCACATGGAGAATAAGGAGGAAGCTCTACAGGCCATCGAGGCCCTCCACGGCACCTCCTTCAAGGGACGCCCTCTCTCCGTGGAGCTCTCCAAG GTACAGCCTTCTAAGCAAACCCCCACTGGGAAGATCCCTTGTGTGAGCTGTGGGAAGCAGGGCCACTACGCTGGGGAGTGCCCTGTAGGGAAGCCCTCTCTGGAACAGTACCAGAGCCAGGCAGCCGTGTTAGCTGCAGCCGCCGCCGCCGCAGCCGGCCTCCCCCTTCAGGTCCAGCAGAGTGTCCACAACTCTGTCTACAACACCTCAACCTTTGACCCCACATACGCTGCGCTGACGGGCCACACCACCGGCACGCGGACGGACGGCAACCCCGTCAACCAGGCAGTGTACGGTGCCCTGGCGACGCAGGTGTACGGCGCCAACGTGGCCAATCAGCTCTACGGAGTCCAGGCAGCAAATCAGGCGGCAGCGTTGACGCAGGCGGGTGCCACGCAGGTGTATGCCAGGTCCATGAACCCCAGCCACGCCGCCCTCTACAGTCAGCTCAGTCAGATCGCTGCCAGCCCCGCCGCTGCCTACTCCACACCCGTCTACGCGCATGCCATggccaaccaccaccaccacccaggggCCGTCTACCTGGCAGCCCCTGGCGTAGAGATGCCTACGACCGCTGCTGCCATCAACCAGGCCTATGCCTTGGCACCGGCGCTCTATGGGGGTGCCCAGCATGCCTACGGTCACATGGGGATGGGAGCCATGAGCGTGTCGGCGGACCCGTCGGCTGCCATTTTTGAGGCAGCGAGGGTGCAGCACTACTTCGCCCAGGGACAGCAGGTTCTGGCCGAGCAGCAGAATGCGGCGGCGGCCCAAGCGGCAAAGTCCGGGGAAAGGGACCGGAGTCCCCTGAGGCGCTCGGCGGGGTCCCTGCTGCCCGACCCTGTCATGAAGCCCTTCATGTACCAGAGAGCGCCCAAGCAACGCCGGCCGCTGCTCCCCACCCCCGCTGGGCGAGCTGCAGAGGAGGAAGCGGAGGCTGCGGAGGACCCCATGACTAG AGACCAGTGTCAACAGTACGCTGAGTACTACCAACAACAGCACCAACAGTACCAGCAGCTCCAGCAGTTACA AGAGCAGTACCAACAGTATGCTGAGTACTACCAACAACAGCACCAACAGTACCAGCAGCTCCAGCAGTTACA gTACTATGCAGAGTATTACCAGCAGTACCAGCAGTACCAGCAACTCCAACAGTACCAGCAACTACAACAGCTCCAGTATGCCTACCCACCTCCCAACCACCACGCCATCCCTGCCCACGCCATTGCGGGCCACGCCCACCACCACGGCCAGCCCGGTCACGTCACGGCGCTGGACGCCGCCCTCAGGCCGGTGGTGCCCGCCTCCGCTATGGTGGCAGTGCCCAGAGTGTATGAGTCGCCGCTGCCGCCGCCACCGAACCGCAAGGAGGCCGTCCTCCGCCGAGCCCCCGAAATCTCCCTTCACACGCCTGAGCCCCCCTTCCGATAG
- the LOC129865414 gene encoding RNA-binding protein 4B-like isoform X5 has product MDKSNTVKLFVGNLALDTTQEELSAIFESYGQVVSCSVLRQFAFVHLQGEGAAERAISELNGREFRGRNLVVEESRGRPLHSTKVFVGNLSGMCTTEDLQELFQTFGKVLECDKVKARLSSSAGYAFVHMENKEEALQAIEALHGTSFKGRPLSVELSKVQPSKQTPTGKIPCVSCGKQGHYAGECPVGKPSLEQYQSQAAVLAAAAAAAAGLPLQVQQSVHNSVYNTSTFDPTYAALTGHTTGTRTDGNPVNQAVYGALATQVYGANVANQLYGVQAANQAAALTQAGATQVYARSMNPSHAALYSQLSQIAASPAAAYSTPVYAHAMANHHHHPGAVYLAAPGVEMPTTAAAINQAYALAPALYGGAQHAYGHMGMGAMSVSADPSAAIFEAARVQHYFAQGQQVLAEQQNAAAAQAAKSGERDRSPLRRSAGSLLPDPVMKPFMYQRAPKQRRPLLPTPAGRAAEEEAEAAEDPMTRYYAEYYQQYQQYQQLQQYQQLQQLQYAYPPPNHHAIPAHAIAGHAHHHGQPGHVTALDAALRPVVPASAMVAVPRVYESPLPPPPNRKEAVLRRAPEISLHTPEPPFR; this is encoded by the exons ATGGACAAGAGCAACACGGTGAAGCTCTTCGTGGGCAACCTGGCTCTGGACACCACCCAGGAGGAGCTGTCGGCCATCTTTGAGTCGTATGGCCAAGTGGTCAGCTGCAGCGTTCTCCGACAGTTCGCCTTCGTACACCTACAG GGCGAGGGGGCTGCAGAGCGGGCCATCAGTGAGCTGAACGGCAGGGAGTTCCGGGGGAGGAACCTGGTGGTGGAGGAGTCCCGGGGCAGACCGCTCCACTCCACCAAGGTGTTTGTGGGCAACCTGTCGGGCATGTGCACCACTGAGGATCTCCAGGAGCTCTTCCAGACCTTCGGCAAAGTACTGGAGTGCGACAAGGTCAAAG CCAGGCTCTCCTCTTCTGCAGGATACGCCTTTGTGCACATGGAGAATAAGGAGGAAGCTCTACAGGCCATCGAGGCCCTCCACGGCACCTCCTTCAAGGGACGCCCTCTCTCCGTGGAGCTCTCCAAG GTACAGCCTTCTAAGCAAACCCCCACTGGGAAGATCCCTTGTGTGAGCTGTGGGAAGCAGGGCCACTACGCTGGGGAGTGCCCTGTAGGGAAGCCCTCTCTGGAACAGTACCAGAGCCAGGCAGCCGTGTTAGCTGCAGCCGCCGCCGCCGCAGCCGGCCTCCCCCTTCAGGTCCAGCAGAGTGTCCACAACTCTGTCTACAACACCTCAACCTTTGACCCCACATACGCTGCGCTGACGGGCCACACCACCGGCACGCGGACGGACGGCAACCCCGTCAACCAGGCAGTGTACGGTGCCCTGGCGACGCAGGTGTACGGCGCCAACGTGGCCAATCAGCTCTACGGAGTCCAGGCAGCAAATCAGGCGGCAGCGTTGACGCAGGCGGGTGCCACGCAGGTGTATGCCAGGTCCATGAACCCCAGCCACGCCGCCCTCTACAGTCAGCTCAGTCAGATCGCTGCCAGCCCCGCCGCTGCCTACTCCACACCCGTCTACGCGCATGCCATggccaaccaccaccaccacccaggggCCGTCTACCTGGCAGCCCCTGGCGTAGAGATGCCTACGACCGCTGCTGCCATCAACCAGGCCTATGCCTTGGCACCGGCGCTCTATGGGGGTGCCCAGCATGCCTACGGTCACATGGGGATGGGAGCCATGAGCGTGTCGGCGGACCCGTCGGCTGCCATTTTTGAGGCAGCGAGGGTGCAGCACTACTTCGCCCAGGGACAGCAGGTTCTGGCCGAGCAGCAGAATGCGGCGGCGGCCCAAGCGGCAAAGTCCGGGGAAAGGGACCGGAGTCCCCTGAGGCGCTCGGCGGGGTCCCTGCTGCCCGACCCTGTCATGAAGCCCTTCATGTACCAGAGAGCGCCCAAGCAACGCCGGCCGCTGCTCCCCACCCCCGCTGGGCGAGCTGCAGAGGAGGAAGCGGAGGCTGCGGAGGACCCCATGACTAG gTACTATGCAGAGTATTACCAGCAGTACCAGCAGTACCAGCAACTCCAACAGTACCAGCAACTACAACAGCTCCAGTATGCCTACCCACCTCCCAACCACCACGCCATCCCTGCCCACGCCATTGCGGGCCACGCCCACCACCACGGCCAGCCCGGTCACGTCACGGCGCTGGACGCCGCCCTCAGGCCGGTGGTGCCCGCCTCCGCTATGGTGGCAGTGCCCAGAGTGTATGAGTCGCCGCTGCCGCCGCCACCGAACCGCAAGGAGGCCGTCCTCCGCCGAGCCCCCGAAATCTCCCTTCACACGCCTGAGCCCCCCTTCCGATAG
- the LOC129865414 gene encoding RNA-binding protein 4B-like isoform X1: MDKSNTVKLFVGNLALDTTQEELSAIFESYGQVVSCSVLRQFAFVHLQGEGAAERAISELNGREFRGRNLVVEESRGRPLHSTKVFVGNLSGMCTTEDLQELFQTFGKVLECDKVKARLSSSAGYAFVHMENKEEALQAIEALHGTSFKGRPLSVELSKVQPSKQTPTGKIPCVSCGKQGHYAGECPVGKPSLEQYQSQAAVLAAAAAAAAGLPLQVQQSVHNSVYNTSTFDPTYAALTGHTTGTRTDGNPVNQAVYGALATQVYGANVANQLYGVQAANQAAALTQAGATQVYARSMNPSHAALYSQLSQIAASPAAAYSTPVYAHAMANHHHHPGAVYLAAPGVEMPTTAAAINQAYALAPALYGGAQHAYGHMGMGAMSVSADPSAAIFEAARVQHYFAQGQQVLAEQQNAAAAQAAKSGERDRSPLRRSAGSLLPDPVMKPFMYQRAPKQRRPLLPTPAGRAAEEEAEAAEDPMTRDQCQQYAEYYQQQHQQYQQLQQLQEQYQQYAEYYQQQHQQYQQLQQLQYYAEYYQQYQQYQQLQQYQQLQQLQYAYPPPNHHAIPAHAIAGHAHHHGQPGHVTALDAALRPVVPASAMVAVPRVYESPLPPPPNRKEAVLRRAPEISLHTPEPPFR; this comes from the exons ATGGACAAGAGCAACACGGTGAAGCTCTTCGTGGGCAACCTGGCTCTGGACACCACCCAGGAGGAGCTGTCGGCCATCTTTGAGTCGTATGGCCAAGTGGTCAGCTGCAGCGTTCTCCGACAGTTCGCCTTCGTACACCTACAG GGCGAGGGGGCTGCAGAGCGGGCCATCAGTGAGCTGAACGGCAGGGAGTTCCGGGGGAGGAACCTGGTGGTGGAGGAGTCCCGGGGCAGACCGCTCCACTCCACCAAGGTGTTTGTGGGCAACCTGTCGGGCATGTGCACCACTGAGGATCTCCAGGAGCTCTTCCAGACCTTCGGCAAAGTACTGGAGTGCGACAAGGTCAAAG CCAGGCTCTCCTCTTCTGCAGGATACGCCTTTGTGCACATGGAGAATAAGGAGGAAGCTCTACAGGCCATCGAGGCCCTCCACGGCACCTCCTTCAAGGGACGCCCTCTCTCCGTGGAGCTCTCCAAG GTACAGCCTTCTAAGCAAACCCCCACTGGGAAGATCCCTTGTGTGAGCTGTGGGAAGCAGGGCCACTACGCTGGGGAGTGCCCTGTAGGGAAGCCCTCTCTGGAACAGTACCAGAGCCAGGCAGCCGTGTTAGCTGCAGCCGCCGCCGCCGCAGCCGGCCTCCCCCTTCAGGTCCAGCAGAGTGTCCACAACTCTGTCTACAACACCTCAACCTTTGACCCCACATACGCTGCGCTGACGGGCCACACCACCGGCACGCGGACGGACGGCAACCCCGTCAACCAGGCAGTGTACGGTGCCCTGGCGACGCAGGTGTACGGCGCCAACGTGGCCAATCAGCTCTACGGAGTCCAGGCAGCAAATCAGGCGGCAGCGTTGACGCAGGCGGGTGCCACGCAGGTGTATGCCAGGTCCATGAACCCCAGCCACGCCGCCCTCTACAGTCAGCTCAGTCAGATCGCTGCCAGCCCCGCCGCTGCCTACTCCACACCCGTCTACGCGCATGCCATggccaaccaccaccaccacccaggggCCGTCTACCTGGCAGCCCCTGGCGTAGAGATGCCTACGACCGCTGCTGCCATCAACCAGGCCTATGCCTTGGCACCGGCGCTCTATGGGGGTGCCCAGCATGCCTACGGTCACATGGGGATGGGAGCCATGAGCGTGTCGGCGGACCCGTCGGCTGCCATTTTTGAGGCAGCGAGGGTGCAGCACTACTTCGCCCAGGGACAGCAGGTTCTGGCCGAGCAGCAGAATGCGGCGGCGGCCCAAGCGGCAAAGTCCGGGGAAAGGGACCGGAGTCCCCTGAGGCGCTCGGCGGGGTCCCTGCTGCCCGACCCTGTCATGAAGCCCTTCATGTACCAGAGAGCGCCCAAGCAACGCCGGCCGCTGCTCCCCACCCCCGCTGGGCGAGCTGCAGAGGAGGAAGCGGAGGCTGCGGAGGACCCCATGACTAG AGACCAGTGTCAACAGTACGCTGAGTACTACCAACAACAGCACCAACAGTACCAGCAGCTCCAGCAGTTACA AGAGCAGTACCAACAGTATGCTGAGTACTACCAACAACAGCACCAACAGTACCAGCAGCTCCAGCAGTTACA gTACTATGCAGAGTATTACCAGCAGTACCAGCAGTACCAGCAACTCCAACAGTACCAGCAACTACAACAGCTCCAGTATGCCTACCCACCTCCCAACCACCACGCCATCCCTGCCCACGCCATTGCGGGCCACGCCCACCACCACGGCCAGCCCGGTCACGTCACGGCGCTGGACGCCGCCCTCAGGCCGGTGGTGCCCGCCTCCGCTATGGTGGCAGTGCCCAGAGTGTATGAGTCGCCGCTGCCGCCGCCACCGAACCGCAAGGAGGCCGTCCTCCGCCGAGCCCCCGAAATCTCCCTTCACACGCCTGAGCCCCCCTTCCGATAG
- the LOC129865414 gene encoding RNA-binding protein 4B-like isoform X3 yields the protein MDKSNTVKLFVGNLALDTTQEELSAIFESYGQVVSCSVLRQFAFVHLQGEGAAERAISELNGREFRGRNLVVEESRGRPLHSTKVFVGNLSGMCTTEDLQELFQTFGKVLECDKVKARLSSSAGYAFVHMENKEEALQAIEALHGTSFKGRPLSVELSKVQPSKQTPTGKIPCVSCGKQGHYAGECPVGKPSLEQYQSQAAVLAAAAAAAAGLPLQVQQSVHNSVYNTSTFDPTYAALTGHTTGTRTDGNPVNQAVYGALATQVYGANVANQLYGVQAANQAAALTQAGATQVYARSMNPSHAALYSQLSQIAASPAAAYSTPVYAHAMANHHHHPGAVYLAAPGVEMPTTAAAINQAYALAPALYGGAQHAYGHMGMGAMSVSADPSAAIFEAARVQHYFAQGQQVLAEQQNAAAAQAAKSGERDRSPLRRSAGSLLPDPVMKPFMYQRAPKQRRPLLPTPAGRAAEEEAEAAEDPMTREQYQQYAEYYQQQHQQYQQLQQLQYYAEYYQQYQQYQQLQQYQQLQQLQYAYPPPNHHAIPAHAIAGHAHHHGQPGHVTALDAALRPVVPASAMVAVPRVYESPLPPPPNRKEAVLRRAPEISLHTPEPPFR from the exons ATGGACAAGAGCAACACGGTGAAGCTCTTCGTGGGCAACCTGGCTCTGGACACCACCCAGGAGGAGCTGTCGGCCATCTTTGAGTCGTATGGCCAAGTGGTCAGCTGCAGCGTTCTCCGACAGTTCGCCTTCGTACACCTACAG GGCGAGGGGGCTGCAGAGCGGGCCATCAGTGAGCTGAACGGCAGGGAGTTCCGGGGGAGGAACCTGGTGGTGGAGGAGTCCCGGGGCAGACCGCTCCACTCCACCAAGGTGTTTGTGGGCAACCTGTCGGGCATGTGCACCACTGAGGATCTCCAGGAGCTCTTCCAGACCTTCGGCAAAGTACTGGAGTGCGACAAGGTCAAAG CCAGGCTCTCCTCTTCTGCAGGATACGCCTTTGTGCACATGGAGAATAAGGAGGAAGCTCTACAGGCCATCGAGGCCCTCCACGGCACCTCCTTCAAGGGACGCCCTCTCTCCGTGGAGCTCTCCAAG GTACAGCCTTCTAAGCAAACCCCCACTGGGAAGATCCCTTGTGTGAGCTGTGGGAAGCAGGGCCACTACGCTGGGGAGTGCCCTGTAGGGAAGCCCTCTCTGGAACAGTACCAGAGCCAGGCAGCCGTGTTAGCTGCAGCCGCCGCCGCCGCAGCCGGCCTCCCCCTTCAGGTCCAGCAGAGTGTCCACAACTCTGTCTACAACACCTCAACCTTTGACCCCACATACGCTGCGCTGACGGGCCACACCACCGGCACGCGGACGGACGGCAACCCCGTCAACCAGGCAGTGTACGGTGCCCTGGCGACGCAGGTGTACGGCGCCAACGTGGCCAATCAGCTCTACGGAGTCCAGGCAGCAAATCAGGCGGCAGCGTTGACGCAGGCGGGTGCCACGCAGGTGTATGCCAGGTCCATGAACCCCAGCCACGCCGCCCTCTACAGTCAGCTCAGTCAGATCGCTGCCAGCCCCGCCGCTGCCTACTCCACACCCGTCTACGCGCATGCCATggccaaccaccaccaccacccaggggCCGTCTACCTGGCAGCCCCTGGCGTAGAGATGCCTACGACCGCTGCTGCCATCAACCAGGCCTATGCCTTGGCACCGGCGCTCTATGGGGGTGCCCAGCATGCCTACGGTCACATGGGGATGGGAGCCATGAGCGTGTCGGCGGACCCGTCGGCTGCCATTTTTGAGGCAGCGAGGGTGCAGCACTACTTCGCCCAGGGACAGCAGGTTCTGGCCGAGCAGCAGAATGCGGCGGCGGCCCAAGCGGCAAAGTCCGGGGAAAGGGACCGGAGTCCCCTGAGGCGCTCGGCGGGGTCCCTGCTGCCCGACCCTGTCATGAAGCCCTTCATGTACCAGAGAGCGCCCAAGCAACGCCGGCCGCTGCTCCCCACCCCCGCTGGGCGAGCTGCAGAGGAGGAAGCGGAGGCTGCGGAGGACCCCATGACTAG AGAGCAGTACCAACAGTATGCTGAGTACTACCAACAACAGCACCAACAGTACCAGCAGCTCCAGCAGTTACA gTACTATGCAGAGTATTACCAGCAGTACCAGCAGTACCAGCAACTCCAACAGTACCAGCAACTACAACAGCTCCAGTATGCCTACCCACCTCCCAACCACCACGCCATCCCTGCCCACGCCATTGCGGGCCACGCCCACCACCACGGCCAGCCCGGTCACGTCACGGCGCTGGACGCCGCCCTCAGGCCGGTGGTGCCCGCCTCCGCTATGGTGGCAGTGCCCAGAGTGTATGAGTCGCCGCTGCCGCCGCCACCGAACCGCAAGGAGGCCGTCCTCCGCCGAGCCCCCGAAATCTCCCTTCACACGCCTGAGCCCCCCTTCCGATAG